GGTCAATCTCATGCTGGAGCACGTGGGCCAGCCGCCCCTCCGCCTCCATCTCCTGCCAGGCGCCCGACTTGTCCTGGAACTTCACCTTCACCCGCTTGAAGCGTGGGCACTTCTCCCACTCGTCCGGAACGGAGAGGCAGCCCTCCTCGATGGAGATGGGCTCGGACTTCTCCACCACCTGCGGGTTGATGATTTCGAAGAAGGTGCCGTCCTCACGGCCCACCAGCGCCATGCGCAGCGGCTCGCCCACCTGATTGGCGGCGATGCCAATCCCCTCGGCGTGCTTCATGGACTCGGCCATGTCCTGGAGCAGCTTGTCGAGCGCCGGACCGAAGTCCTTCACGGGCTGGGTGGGCGAGGTGAGAACCTTGTGGGGCCAAATGACGATATCGCGAACCATGGCCCTACTCTGCCATGCGCTCTTCGCTTCGATCAGCACTTCCAGCGCGCTTCCGCCTGGCCCGTCCGACGTGGACAAGCGTCACCCGCAGGACACGCCCGCGCTCCATGCTCGCCTGTTTTCCTCAGGAGATACGAGACGGCAAGGGCTCCAGGTCCGGGGGGCACCAGGTGTCTCGCGCTCGCTCCGAGCCCAGCGTCTCCGGCCGGTAGTGCCGCGCCAGCCTCTTCGAGTCCGCCAGCTCCGCGTGCGACGCCAAGAAGGCATCGAAGGTGTCGACGCGGGGGCCTCGGTCCATGGCGGCCTGGACAAGCTCTGCCCAAGCGCGGGTCTGGGTTTCATGGAACTTGCCCGCAGCCCCGTTCGCCGTCGCGAAGCCTCGGATGAGGACGCGCAGGCGAGCCAGCCCGCCCTCGAAGCCCTCCGTTCGAAGGCAGATCCATGCGAGCCTCACGTGCTCCCGGTGGTGAAAGCCGGCGCCCGGGTACGTCGCGGATTCCACGGCCGCGATGAAGGCGGCATCCGTCCATTGCTGCGGCTCCATGGCCGCGCATCGTAGCTGGCGATTCCGCGCCCGTGCGCTGGATCTCAAGCCCCCTTCGATGCGCGCAGCCCTGCCGAGTGCGCTTCGGCCAGGCGTACGAGCCGCGCCCCCCGGAGCCTGTCGTCCTGCCCCTGGCGCTTCGTCCGGGTGTGCGTGTCGCGCCGTTCAGTCCTCGGACTCCACCCGATGAAGTCCCAGGGGTCCCCTGCCCCCCTCGCGCACGAGCCGGGCGATGCAACGCAGTTCCCCCATCCAGTCCATGAAGCGCAGTCCCAACGAACCATCCGCGTTCAACAAGAGGGTGCAGTACCCGTGATTGCCGCGGTCCTGCCGCACGCCCGTCCACTCGGGGAAGCGCGCCCGGGACTCGAAGAAGCGGATGGGCAGGCGCGACGGGGACTCCAAGACCTGTCGGGCGTAGGGAAAGCCGCCGTGTCCCAGGCTGAGCCCGATGAACGGCAGCTCCGGCGTGCGGTCGAACAGCGCGCCGCAGTGAGTCCCGCCCCAGCACCACATGTCCACCCAGCCCCGAGCCAACACCTCCTTCAAGTCCTCCGTCAGAAGGGGGGCCATCCGCGCCTCGTCATGCCGGTAGGGCGCCCCCTGGCTCAGCAGGATGTTCACCGCGCCGCGCCGGCGGCCCTCGGACAACACCTGCTCCAACCACTGGCACAGCGCGGGCTCCTGGTACCTCCCGGGCTCGAAGTAGGCCGTGTCGATACCGATGAGCTGGAAGCGCTCCGAGGCCAGGCAGAAATAGCTGCCCTCCTGGACCTGCTTCGCGCCCAGGCCGCGCCGCTCATCCAGTGAGCGGAAATACGAGCCGCCCCCGGAGCGCATCTCTGGCCCCGCGTTCAGCGTCAGCAACGAGGTCGTCTCATAGAGCGGTGACAGGGGCTCCGCGACGTGCGCATCGAACTCGCCCTGTCGGCCCGCGTAGAAGACGCCGCCCAGGTGGATGGCGTGCTCGAGCCGCTCCCCTCGAAGCTTGAGCTGCCTGGCGATGTACAACGAGGGGTACTCCCCCGTGCCAAAATCCGAGAATAGCGCGACCTCCACCGGATGGTCTGGCGAGGGCTCGCGCAGGGCGTAGCGGTACCGGCTCCGCGCGGCGAAGTGCCAGCGGAACGGAGCGCGCACCACCGTCCCGCGCTTCAACCACGCCGAACCGCAGAACATCAGCCAGCCCCGCAGGTCCGCGAGGGGCTCGAAGCGCGTGCGCTCCGGATGGATGGGAATCTCCGCGGTCCGCTGCGGGAACGTGAAGTCCGGGGGGAGCATCGTCGCGGTCTTGACCCGCAGGGTCTCTGCCTTCAGGCGGTGAAGTCCCTGCTCGGGGGAGCGCAGCCACAGGTCCACCTCCTGCAACGCATCCACGAAGGCGGATACCGTCACGCGCGTGCCCAGGCCCACCGCCGCCTCGCCGAGCACGTTCTCGGGCTCCTCCATGAACGCCGCCCGGAGCGCGTCCAACTCCTCCGCGCTGAGGAGGGGCAGCTCCGCGTCGCCCTCCAGCGCCGGTGGCTCAGGAGGCGGGGCGTCGAGCCGCGTGGACATCGCCAGCCGTCCTGCCTCTGGAGGCGCAACGGTTGGCGCGGCGGTCTTCACGGGCTCGCGGTAGCCGAGTGCCTCGAGGAGTTCCCTCCGCTTGTCGTCCATGCGTCCGTCCTTTCCGGTCGAGCGATCCGGCCCCTCCCCGCCCCCCCCCCGACGGCGCACATGGGCTCCGTCGGGGCAGGCATCATTCCAGGAGGGGCCGACACACGGGAAGCGTCCGCCGGCGCGAGACGCAGGGCAGGCTACTCGTGCTCGTCGTCGATGGAGGGGTGGTTGCCCCCTGACCAGGCGACCGCACGCCCCTGCCGATAGGCATAGAGCGTGTAATACGAGCCCGTGGCGAAGCCCGGGAGATGGAAGGGATTGAAGACGCTCGTGCTGGAGATGGTGCCCCCCACGAAGCCGGGAGGCGCCTCCACCAGCTTCAGCGCGCAGCCCGCCAGCACGAGCCCCGCTTGGGGGACATCATTGCTGACCAGCGTGCACGTGCCCGAGGCCGTGAAGGGCCCCTCGGGCAGATTGAACCGCGCGTAGAACGGCACCTGCTGCCCGGGGGGGAACGTGAAGTCCGTCAATCGCACACACGCCGTCGCGGTGCCCGCTCGCAGGCGCCCCGTGAACACCACCTTGCCATCCCAGACTTGATGCAAGGGGATGTACACGCTCGCGCCCAGCTTCACGTTCGCCACGAAGGGAGCCGCGGCGCAGACGCTCGCGTCTGGCGGTGTCGCAGGGTCCTCCTCGGTGCGAAACTGATACACCCCCTCTTCCGTAGCCGCCTCGGCCCGGGCCACCGACGACAGAGCCAGCAGCGACAGCACGACCCTCGCACTCCTCTGTTTGCGCGTCATGAACACCCCTCCAGAGCTTCATGGGAACCGCGAAACCACGCCCGGACCTGGCCTACTGCCACGACAGCTCGTATTCCGTATCCAAGGCCCCTGTCTGTCTTCCTCGGACCTGGACGGCACGTCCTCCTTGCGCCTCAATGACTGCCTGCAAGACACCTTCATGATAGGAGGGCGGCATGAAGTCTCGCTTCATCACGAAGCGCCCCATGCGCTCTCCGGTCCACTCCACGGAACGCTCGCCATAACTCACGGCGGCGCGATACCCAGAAGGCAGGTTGCTCACCAACCGCTTGGGACTGTCTCCCGCCAGGAGCAGCAAGGTCTTTCCCGCCGTCGATGACAGGAAGTCCGAGGTCGCCTGGGTGCCCATGCGCCGCAGCGTCGCGTCGAAGCCGCCGAGCTGCGGCCCCATGAGCTGCGCGGCCGTGTACGCCAGCCGCAGGAACGCGGCCACCGGGTAGTTGAAGAAGTCGACGAACTTCTTCTCGCCCGCGGCCCCCAGACACTGGTCCACGGCGGTGTCTCCCCCCAGCGCGCGCACCGCGCCCACCGCGCCGTTGAAGAACAATCCGCGCGCGGTGTCTTCCTTCAGCGCCAATGACAGACGCATCGACAAATCCTTCGCCCACGCCGCATCCAGACCCCTGACGTCTCCTTGAGACTGCTCACCCATGTTGGAGGCTCCCGGTGAACTACCCACTGCAATGATTCAACTAGAGGCGAATGAGCTGGGCGCCGTAGTGGATGTTCGCGCCCACCGCGGCCACGACCACCAGATCACCGCCGCCCAGGCTGACGCGGCCCTGCTCGAGGTCCTCGGCGAGCAGAATCAGCATCCCGGCGGCCGAGGTGTTGCCATAGCGGTCCACGTTGCACGCCACCGCCTCCGGCGGCAGCCCCGCGCGGTGGACGAAGGCATCCATCACCCGCTTGTTCGGCTGGTGGAAGTAATAGCGATGCACGCGCCGGCGGCGCGCGGGGTCCGAGCCCAGCACCGTGTCCAGGCACTTCTGCATGTACTCGGGATAGCTGCGCGCCACCTTGAAGCCATCCACCACGAAGGCCATGTCCGAGGGACGGGTCCATCCGGGCTGATACGGCAGCTTGAGGAGCCCCCCGCCGCGGCGGGTCACCAGCTCGCCGTGCGCATTGCCGGAGAAGGACTTCAGGATTCCCGGCCCGTCCTCCTCGCCCGGCCGCGCGCGGAGCACCACCGCCCCCGCGCCGTCACCAAAGACATACATGGACAGGTAGGCGTTGAGCGCCTTGGGGCGCCCCGGGCCCGGGGGGAGTTCGTCCGTGTAGACCTCGCGGTTGAGCAGCGGCGAAGTGAAGGCGGACGCCACCACCGCGACCGTGCGGAAGCGGCCTCCGTCCATCATCTTCTTCACCAGGTCCAACACATACGGCGTGCCGCCACACCCGTCATCCACCACCAACGCGAACGCGTCCTCGCGCAGGCCCAGCCGCTGATGGAGCGCCATGGCGTCATGGTTGAAATGAGGCGCGTCCGGCGTGCACGTCACGACAAACAAGGCATCCAGCTCGACGGGCTCCACCCCCGAGCGAGAGAGGGCCTGACGCAGCGCGACCTCACACATGTCTGTGTTCGTCGCGGGATAGAAGCGCCCGGCCACGTCGTCCGGGGGAGGAATCGCCCGACCTCGCTCGTCGTCAAAGTCCCAGAGGAAGCGGCGCTCGCGAATGCCTATCTTTTCTTCAATGCGCTCCGCCGACCACCCCGGGATGGCCCGGGTAATCCGCGCATTGCTGATGGTGCGCGTCGGAACAAACGCACCCGCTCCCACAAGACAGACCCTGTTCGCCATATCATGGCCTCGTCATTTCACAGCCACGCCGGACAGGGATGATTCCCTGGTATCCCCCGGAATGAGCAGGATCCAGGCCATTTCTCAAACCCTTGGAATGACGGGTATCTACCGAAGCCCGTCGATTCACGGGTGAAGTATCGAGCACTCCGGGGGCCTGCAAGTCCCTGAACTTCTTCCAGTGAACGGCTCGCTTCAGAATTGAAGCAAAGACAATCAAAAGCGAAGCCAATTCGGGGACTATTAAACTATTCGGTGAGTCTGGAAAACACCGCAGGTGTCATCAATCACTCGGCGCTTCCCGGTGCGGCGCGGCGACTCACCCCCACATCCACGCCACGCAAGGCCAAGTTAGACATGGGGGCCCGATTTGGCTCGCCCCGACCTCGCGCGAGGGGTCGTCCCCAAGCCGCATGTCCATGTACACCAGGAGCGCCGCTCAGAGCCACTGACCGTGACAACAAAGTACACGGATTGAGCGGGTGGGCACAGGGGCTCCGGTCGCGCCGTCGCGCGCACCTGGCCCTTCACGTAGCGTCCGTCCCCATGCCACGCTGAGCGTTCTCCAAGGCCCGCGTGTCCGCGTCCTCCGCCATCCCGCCTCGACTCATGCCGCTCGTGCGGCTGGGGCTATTCATTGCGGTGTACGCGGTGGCGGCGCGGATGGGCAGCCTGCTGTCCTTCGCGCCCGAGCATGTGTCCGCCATGTGGCCTCCCAGCGGGGTGGCGCTCGCGGTGCTGACGCTGAGTCCCGTGCGGGAGTGGCCGTGGCTGATGCTCGCCGCCGTCGCGCTGGAGCCCGTGGTGACGGCGGAGGCGCACTGGCCCGTGGGGCCCGCCCACTTCGCCATCGCCTGCGGCAACATGCTGGAGGCCGGGGTGGGGGCGCTGCTGCTGCGCCGCGCCGTGCGCCTGCATCCCGCCATGAATCGGGTGCGCGACGCGCTCGGGCTGTGCGCGACGGCGCTGTCCAGCCCCGCGCTCAGCGCCTCGGTGGGTGTCGCGACGTTGGTGCTCGCGGGCCGGCTCACCTGGGCGAATGCACCGACCGTCTGGCGCGTGTTCTGGGTGGGCGATGCCATGGGCATCCTCGTGGTGGCGCCGCTCCTCTTCACCTGGAATGCCCGGCGCGGAGCCACCGCCAGCCGTCAGCGTCCCTGGGAGCTGGCCCTGCTGCTCGTGGCGTTGGGCGCGGCCACGCACGCGGTGTTTCGCGCGGCGCCCTCCACCACCACGTCCTTCCACCCGCTCAGCTACCTGGCCTTCCCCTTCCTTCTCTGGGCCGCGCTCCGCTTCGATGCGCGGGGCGCCGCCACCGCCACGGCCGTCCTCTCCGCGGTGTCGCTCTGGCACACGTCTCTGGGCAGCGGCCCCTTCGCGGGGCCGCAGCCGAACCTCAACCTCTCCTTCCTCCAGTCCTTCCTCGCCGCCGCCAGCGTGTCCGGCCTGATGCTGGCGGGCGCGCTGGGCGAGCGCCGGCGGGCCCAGGACGAGGTGAGTCACCTCAACACGGAGCTGCGGCAGTCACTCGACAGGCTGGCCGCCACGCAGGCCGCGCTCGTGCGACGCGAGCGCATGGCCGCGCTGGGCGAGTTGAGCGCCACGGTGGCGCACGAGGTCCGCAATCCCCTGGGCGCCATCGCCAATGCCCTGGCGGCCTTTCGCCGCATGCACACGCCCCCACCGGGCAGCACCGCGGACACGCTGCTGGCCGTCATGGACGAGGAGGTCCACCGCCTGGACCACATCGTCAATGACATGCTCGATTTCACTCGCCCCATGGAGCCCCGGCTGCAGGCCCAGTCACTGGAGCCCTTGGTGGAAGGCGCGCTCACCTCGGCCCTGCGCACCGGGCCGCCCGGCCTCGAGGTGGTGCGCGATCTGGATGCGGCCCTGCCTCCCGCCGCGGTGGACGCCCAGCTGCTCCATGTGGCGCTCACCAATCTCTTCCACAACGCGCTTCAGGCCATGTCCGCGGGAGGCACCCTGACGGTGCGACTCACCTCGGACCTGCGCGGGGGGACGCCTCACGCCCGGCTCAGCATCTCCGACACGGGGCACGGCATCTCCCCGGAGCTGCAGGCGCGTGTCTTCGAGCCCTTCTTCACCACCCGCGCCACGGGCACCGGCCTGGGACTGGCCATCGTGCGGCGCATCGTGGACAGCCACCACGGCACTGTCGCCGTCCACAGCCTGCCCGGGCAGGGCACCACGTTCACGCTCTGGTTGCCCTACCTGGGTCCTGCGCTCGACGCGGTGGCGTGAGGCGGCTGGCGCCCCACGCCCGCGTCCACTCAGAACGGGATGTTGTCGTCGTCGCCCGGGGGCGGGATGTCCGAGTCATCCGGCGGAGGACCGAAGCCCCCACCGCCGCGATACCCGCCGCCACCGCCACCGCCGCCACCCTCGCCCCCGCGCTGACGGGCCATCTCCGCCTCGATGGCGGACAGCAGCGCGCGCTCCTTGTCGTGCCAGCGCGACTTGCTCGGGTCCGCCAGCGAGCGCCGCGCGCCATTGGCGTAGAACTCGAGGTCCTGCAGGCTGGCCCCCACCACCGGCGCGCCCTTGCTGCGGCCGTAGTTGGGCAACATCATCCCATCGCCACCACCGCCGGCAGGCGCTCCGCCACCCGACGGGGCCGCACGCCTGGGCGCCGGCGCGGACGCCACGGGCGCTCCTCCAATCGACAGCTCACCCATCTCCAGCGTGAAGCCGTCGCCGTTCCTGTACGCCGTGCCTACGCGCACCTGTTCCACTCGCCCATCGGGGCGCCGGACCGCCACGGTGACCGGATAGCCTTGCTCGCTCATGCGGCCCGAATTCCCATCCCGCCACGTCGCTGTCAACGACTAGCACGCACACGTGTCCTGCGCGGGCGGTTGTCACGCCCAGGATGCGGCGCAAAGCCCCCCTGCTGCCCACGCGAACCGAGCGTGGGGTCAGTTCAGCGACACCATGCCGCCAGCGCCCTTCTTGCGGACCCAGGCCTTGGGCTTGGGCGGCGTGGCCGGCGCGGCGGGCTTCGCCACGACTTCCTTCAGGGCCTGACTGCCAGCACGGCCGCGGGGCAGCGTGACCTCGCGAACCGACTGCGCCTTGGCGTCATCCATCCAGTCGCTCGGGCGGCGGCCCGTGCGGATGAGCAGCCGGAGCTTCTGGTAGTGCGCCGAGCAGTAGCCCTTCGAACGGCTGGGGCGCTTGCACCCAATCACCGCGCAGGCTCGCGAGCCGTGCTCGGTAACGACCGCACGACCGCGCGCGGCGGGCTTGTTGGAGGGGACCACCTCGGGCTTCGTCGCCTTCGCGGGCGGCCGTCCTCGGCCCCGCGTGGGAGCGACGGGGAGGGCCACTGCGGCCGTCCGTACCCCCGCGATGGAACCGAGACGGCTCGACAGCGAGCCCAGCCGGCGCGTCACCACGCGGAGCAGGTCGAGGGCGTCCAAGTTGCGCGCCATGCGACCCACCGCCTGGTTCAGCGGAGCCAGCTGCGCAGCGACTTCGCGCCGCACCACTTCACGGAGTTCACTCTCAAGAGAGATGGCCATGAGCCCCCAGGATACACGTCCCAATACCTGAGAGGGCGGAATCGTTCGAGGCAAGCAACCAACCCACCCCTCCCGTGGGGAACGGAACACACCGGCCAGGGCGTGGTCGAGGGTGTTAAAGGAGTCCTCTCATGACTCAGGCCCCTGCCCCCGTCCGCTTCAAAGGCACTGATACCTACCTCACCAACGAGAGCCTCCAGGCCGCGGTCAACTGCGCGCTCACGCTCCAGCGCCCGCTGCTGGTGAAGGGCGAGCCCGGCACGGGGAAGACCCTGCTGGCCGAGGCCATCGCGGAGAGCCTGGGGCACCGACTGCTGACCTGGCACGTGAAGAGCACCACGCGCGCGCAGGACGGCCTGTATGTCTATGACACCGTCCAGCGCCTGTATGACTCGCGCTTCGGCGACGGGGACGTGCGAGACATCCGCCGATACATCCGCATGGGCCCCCTGGGCGAGGCCTTCTCCTCGCCCGAGCGCGTGGTGCTGCTCATCGACGAGGTGGACAAGGCGGACCTCGAGTTCCCCAACGACCTGCTCCACGAGCTGGACCGGATGCGCTTCCGCGTGTCGGAGACGAATGACGACGTGGCCGCGAAGCACCGCCCGGTGGTCGTCATCACCAGCAACAACGAGAAGGAGCTGCCGGACGCCTTCCTGCGCCGGTGCGTGTTCCACTTCATCGACTTCCCGGACACGGAGCTGATGAAGCGCATCGTCGGCGTGCACCACCCGGGCCTGGACGAGTCGCTGTCGGAGCAGGCGCTCAAGGTCTTCTACGAGCTGCGCAACCTCACCCGGCTGCGCAAGCGCCCGTCCACCAGCGAACTCATCGACTGGATCGCCGTGCTCAAGGCAAACGGCGTGTCGAGCCTCAAGCTCGACGAGGGCCTGCCCTTCGTGGGCGCGCTCCTGAAGAAGGAGCAGGACCTGGTGGCCGTGGCGGAGGCCTTTGGACGCGGCCGTCGCACGCGGGCCTGAGCGGGAGACGCGGCCATGTTCCTGCCCTTCTTCTACGAGCTGCGACGCCGAGGCGTGAAGGTGGGCGCGCAGGAGGCGCTCGCGCTCGCCGGCGCGCTGAAGGCCGGGCTGCATGACAGCAGCCTGGATGGCTTCTACCACGTGGCCCGCGCGCTGCTGGTCCACTCGGAGACGCAGCTCGACGTGTTCGACCAGGCCTTCCTCGCCCACTTCCAGGGCGTGGAGTCCGCGGGCATCGAGCTGACCCAGGAGCTGCTGTCGTGGCTGGAGGAGGCGCGCGAGCGCACGGACCTCACGCCCGAGGAAGTGGCGATGCTGGAGCAGTGGGACCCCGAGGAGCTGCGCCGTCAGTTGGAGCAGCGCCTGCGCGAGCAGACCGAGCGTCACGACGGCGGCACGCGCTGGGTGGGCACCGGCGGCGCGTCACCGTTCGGTAACAACGGGCTGCCTCGGCAGGGCGTGCGCGTGGGCGGACGCGGC
The Myxococcaceae bacterium JPH2 genome window above contains:
- the def gene encoding peptide deformylase, with translation MVRDIVIWPHKVLTSPTQPVKDFGPALDKLLQDMAESMKHAEGIGIAANQVGEPLRMALVGREDGTFFEIINPQVVEKSEPISIEEGCLSVPDEWEKCPRFKRVKVKFQDKSGAWQEMEAEGRLAHVLQHEIDHLDGHVFVDHLSSLKRTLILDRMKKLQKTLARRKATKAEES
- a CDS encoding DUF2378 family protein; the encoded protein is MGEQSQGDVRGLDAAWAKDLSMRLSLALKEDTARGLFFNGAVGAVRALGGDTAVDQCLGAAGEKKFVDFFNYPVAAFLRLAYTAAQLMGPQLGGFDATLRRMGTQATSDFLSSTAGKTLLLLAGDSPKRLVSNLPSGYRAAVSYGERSVEWTGERMGRFVMKRDFMPPSYHEGVLQAVIEAQGGRAVQVRGRQTGALDTEYELSWQ
- a CDS encoding 3-ketoacyl-ACP synthase; amino-acid sequence: MANRVCLVGAGAFVPTRTISNARITRAIPGWSAERIEEKIGIRERRFLWDFDDERGRAIPPPDDVAGRFYPATNTDMCEVALRQALSRSGVEPVELDALFVVTCTPDAPHFNHDAMALHQRLGLREDAFALVVDDGCGGTPYVLDLVKKMMDGGRFRTVAVVASAFTSPLLNREVYTDELPPGPGRPKALNAYLSMYVFGDGAGAVVLRARPGEEDGPGILKSFSGNAHGELVTRRGGGLLKLPYQPGWTRPSDMAFVVDGFKVARSYPEYMQKCLDTVLGSDPARRRRVHRYYFHQPNKRVMDAFVHRAGLPPEAVACNVDRYGNTSAAGMLILLAEDLEQGRVSLGGGDLVVVAAVGANIHYGAQLIRL
- a CDS encoding MASE1 domain-containing protein; amino-acid sequence: MSASSAIPPRLMPLVRLGLFIAVYAVAARMGSLLSFAPEHVSAMWPPSGVALAVLTLSPVREWPWLMLAAVALEPVVTAEAHWPVGPAHFAIACGNMLEAGVGALLLRRAVRLHPAMNRVRDALGLCATALSSPALSASVGVATLVLAGRLTWANAPTVWRVFWVGDAMGILVVAPLLFTWNARRGATASRQRPWELALLLVALGAATHAVFRAAPSTTTSFHPLSYLAFPFLLWAALRFDARGAATATAVLSAVSLWHTSLGSGPFAGPQPNLNLSFLQSFLAAASVSGLMLAGALGERRRAQDEVSHLNTELRQSLDRLAATQAALVRRERMAALGELSATVAHEVRNPLGAIANALAAFRRMHTPPPGSTADTLLAVMDEEVHRLDHIVNDMLDFTRPMEPRLQAQSLEPLVEGALTSALRTGPPGLEVVRDLDAALPPAAVDAQLLHVALTNLFHNALQAMSAGGTLTVRLTSDLRGGTPHARLSISDTGHGISPELQARVFEPFFTTRATGTGLGLAIVRRIVDSHHGTVAVHSLPGQGTTFTLWLPYLGPALDAVA
- a CDS encoding vegetative protein gives rise to the protein MAISLESELREVVRREVAAQLAPLNQAVGRMARNLDALDLLRVVTRRLGSLSSRLGSIAGVRTAAVALPVAPTRGRGRPPAKATKPEVVPSNKPAARGRAVVTEHGSRACAVIGCKRPSRSKGYCSAHYQKLRLLIRTGRRPSDWMDDAKAQSVREVTLPRGRAGSQALKEVVAKPAAPATPPKPKAWVRKKGAGGMVSLN
- a CDS encoding MoxR family ATPase, whose amino-acid sequence is MTQAPAPVRFKGTDTYLTNESLQAAVNCALTLQRPLLVKGEPGTGKTLLAEAIAESLGHRLLTWHVKSTTRAQDGLYVYDTVQRLYDSRFGDGDVRDIRRYIRMGPLGEAFSSPERVVLLIDEVDKADLEFPNDLLHELDRMRFRVSETNDDVAAKHRPVVVITSNNEKELPDAFLRRCVFHFIDFPDTELMKRIVGVHHPGLDESLSEQALKVFYELRNLTRLRKRPSTSELIDWIAVLKANGVSSLKLDEGLPFVGALLKKEQDLVAVAEAFGRGRRTRA